From a single Drosophila sulfurigaster albostrigata strain 15112-1811.04 chromosome 3, ASM2355843v2, whole genome shotgun sequence genomic region:
- the LOC133845664 gene encoding mucin-19 isoform X3: MDLSLERDSSALGSLFQQIINDMKNTSPLWEDFVAKASKLHTCLRAAIQAIAAYLDAFQKIADAATNSRGASKEIGTALTRVCLRHKAVETRLKTFTSAIMDCLVQPLQDKIEDWKRTVATIDKDHAKEYKRCRSELKKRSSDTLRLQKKARKGQTDNSLQSLMDSHMQDVTLRRAELEEVEKKSLRAAMVEERLRYCSFVHMLQPVVHEECEVMSELGHLQEAMESIALVTKEPSVLPQASEELIHDAKASINLYPESPGGGSGSQGGGCSNSLGSRKSSVCSISSMNSSGSSNSPGHHHYQRSLSQFVTPAIRLKPGESSDSGFCSSPALTTQVSNATNQTHAVSTWPPHSQDAVDALPPTADRPHTISTTYEKGHQRPPLTVYTFQNPETIHESNSSGSLIPATVPTGNGSASGQNTPATQKSPAASLSRPPLPVKPAHVRCSSLERPLSAQSNHRQNSGQNLLQRQCPSPIPAHITKELSAAHHAQQQQQQQQQQQQSQPQQPQTPPTYANLSELAAIKLTNQQQSQQQQQPQTQTQQQHQQQHQPLLQQQSSIDSICSQHSNDSSTSSLQQQLLQHQQSQQAHISNSSSSLNHQQQQQQQQQQSVHGSGLGTRSHSISSSVSTSTASSLHSHPSIDSAVAASLVGCVAGGGGHTNNTNTNTNTSTTTPSSGCSTPQNHYSPLLTNSPTSTAAGTPSGGSIASGLGLGFVYQVSSPTPPASANSTTDVLKITEPGQPTTAEASETTESDERSRASVLQKASMFEKQAAAAAAAPIPTTIAAAVAGGGGGVTTGAVGGVIGGVARRSEELRAVEQQEMDKSFEDSIQALNNLIGELDSFQREIDEGKGKQQQQQQHSSNINSNNISGNNSNSGSNNNNSSNSGASSNTSNDNNNCNTDLLLPSSNIDCCAISNQTNSSGCGTDISDTTSEELAGEEGSLAAARRHQQLGASDSELSRCYVSETSSLTGGILAGGYENPTFAHFAANRDDPYNGSGNGSDSRSLYASAADSISLAASDSVCMSQQPRHAYVDNCSDGGSAVVVIYDHTIPNTPDIEFVKQNSEIVLLRTKDPQQLQLHEMRELQQLPDNLAGSPESPDAASGGGVGGGGRLQPATATVAPAKQRLSSFRASSEQQLQLLGRASPQHRGTDKLRVSEEQRQQPQQPQPQQQQQQQQQLLSDSSSNVAGAVRRKLPPKPISLSIFNGPALDVASSNSSKPVIPRKFDFKADLDAKIRQQKQKVQQQLQQQQQQQQQQQLNSPQQDQQQQQSPQQHSPQSPQNANTATTTTATSTANCNVTNKPAVIASAIASASINQNHRMPNQTSLSSSATSNHAPYKTPTTTATFSSPTSNASASPSSLSASSPGAKLSLPSLSSSSSALSATALPPPHVPAKPTSTPTPTTTTTTPQLPPPTTNSYACSNLNANANANPQAKPCITPRPASLSGGAGGGGGGAAMGSSTRIARRSSINQAKPPPPVRRSSSVTPSPNNVGQPQHQQHSSSNHNSHAYQQQSLSLSNSSEHLPPPPAFMLEATTAYSTSPTPPAAMPSSALKVSETVRALAAMRHQPASPVALRRMHQQQQQQQQLQQQQQQSLLQPMHKPSPNDDAEYEAYYNSYMELHAYAQALPPQQQQQQHQQQQQQQQRFAQQHHTSHQTHHHNHHEQLPPTPPPYHGPPQVDAASFRTSSPSGSIYAQPKLVNNMSSFRTSSPSPNGHAHPLPPTQPKANPNLIAQLNARLNSKQQQQQHQQQQQQHVAEGIYGNAGGVGVGGGESIYMRGGNGLSMSQQQQQQQHYDAAQATANMRQHQQQHQLQQQQQQHYTCPPPLEDPPPPPIYSATMPKKMARPSVGHSNSNNMGNHLVNAYAAASNSATLPKNILQQQRLQQQQQQQHQQQLQQQQLQQQQYQQPTGINVGNGHANQRPPMPLPQQQQHAQQQQQQQQRQPPIPSRHSSVQQKIFVSTNPFIQTTAVKFHSPSSVHSTPAASPTCGSPASSATMASIYGTTARGGAAHHQQQQQQQYHHQQQQHQQQQQQQQQHYYRDVAGGNSNGGVYYASHNNVHAHGHSNAHAHANANANVNANANAHTPHMPHVQAHHSNYATSTNIEKTGSIRAKTKAEFLENLNAKLAKQGMSGRAFAVRNLINSKALPDPRICHESLMDQIKRGATLKRNQKINDRSAPKIH, translated from the exons CGCTGCCATTCAGGCAATTGCCGCCTATTTGGATGCCTTCCAAAAGATTGCCGATGCGGCCACCAATTCCAGAG GTGCATCCAAGGAGATTGGCACCGCCCTGACCCGTGTTTGTCTGCGCCACAAGGCGGTCGAGACCCGTTTGAAGACCTTCACCAGCGCAATTATGGATTGCCTGGTGCAGCCGCTGCAGGACAAGATCGAGGACTGGAAGCGCACAGTGGCCACCATCGATAAGGATCATGCCAAAGAGTATAAACGCTGTCGCAGTGAACTAAAGAAGCGCTCCAGCGACACGCTGCGTCTGCAGAAGAAGGCACGCAAGGGACAGACGGACAACAGCCTGCAGTCATTGATGGATTCGCACATGCAAGATGTGACTTTGCGACGCGCCGAACTCGAGGAGGTCGAGAAGAAGTCACTACGTGCGGCGATGGTCGAGGAACGATTGCGTTACTGCAGCTTTGTGCACATGCTGCAGCCCGTGGTGCATGAGGAATGCGAGGTGATGTCCGAACTCGGTCATCTGCAG GAGGCTATGGAATCCATTGCTTTGGTCACCAAGGAGCCCAGCGTTTTGCCACAGGCTTCGGAGGAACTGATTCACGATGCCAAGGCTAGCATTAATCTATATCCCGAATCGCCTGGCGGTGGCTCTGGCTCCCAAGGTGGCGGCTGTTCCAATTCCTTGGGCTCACGCAAGAGTTCCGTCTGCTCCATTAGCAGCATGAACAGCAGCGGCTCCAGCAACTCGCCGGGACATCATCACTATCAACGCTCGCTATCGCAG tttGTAACGCCCGCAATTCGCTTGAAACCTGGTGAATCCAGTGATAGTGGCTTTTGCTCATCGCCAGCGCTAACAACACag GTTTCGAATGCCACCAACCAGACGCACGCTGTATCCACTTGGCCGCCACATTCCCAGGATGCTGTGGACGCGCTGCCACCGACTGCTGATCGTCCGCATACGATTTCAACCACCTATGAGAAGGGTCATCAGCGTCCGCCATTGACTGTATACACGTTCCAGAATCCCGAGACCATACACGAGtccaacagcagcggcagcctcATACCCGCAACGGTGCCGACTGGCAACGGTTCCGCCTCGGGTCAGAATACGCCGGCAACACAGAAATCGCCGGCAGCATCGCTCAGTCGTCCTCCATTGCCAGTG AAGCCGGCACATGTG CGCTGCTCGTCGCTGGAGCGTCCGTTGTCGGCGCAGAGCAATCATCGCCAGAACAGTGGCCAGAATCTGCTGCAGCGTCAGTGCCCCTCACCGATTCCGGCTCATATCACGAAAG AGCTGTCAGCAGCACAtcatgcacaacaacaacagcagcaacagcaacaacagcagcaatcacagccacagcaaccacaaacCCCGCCAACCTATGCTAACCTATCTGAGCTGGCGGCAATCAAACTAACCAATCAGCAAcagtcacagcagcaacagcaaccacagacacagacacaacagcagcatcagcaacaacatcaaccattgttgcagcaacaaagcaGCATTGATTCGATTTGTTCGCAGCATTCGAATGACTCTTCGACAAGTTcgttgcagcaacagttgctgcagcatcagcaatcGCAGCAAGCgcacatcagcaacagcagcagcagcctcaatcatcagcagcaacagcaacaacagcagcagcaatcagtACATGGCAGTGGCCTTGGCACACGCTCCCATTCCATATCGTCGTCGGTGTCCACAAGCACAGCCTCATCGTTGCACTCGCATCCATCCATTGACTCGGCTGTGGCCGCCTCGCTTGTGGGCTGTGTTGCTGGTGGTGGCGGGCATACAAACAACACCAataccaacaccaacacaagCACCACAACGCCCTCGAGCGGCTGCTCAACGCCACAGAATCACTATTCACCACTGTTAACCAACTCACCCACGTCCACTGCTGCAGGTACTCCAAGCGGCGGCAGCATTGCCAGCGGTCTCGGTCTCGGCTTCGTCTATCAGGTCAGCTCACCCACGCCCCCCGCCTCCGCCAACTCCACCACCGATGTGCTAAAGATCACCGAGCCAGGACAACCGACGACAGCCGAAGCCAGCGAAACCACCGAGAGCGATGAGCGTTCTCGTGCCTCGGTGCTGCAGAAGGCATCCATGTTTGAGAAGCAggcagcagccgctgcagcagctccaATCCCCACAACTATAGCTGCAGCTGTAGCTGGCGGTGGAGGAGGAGTCACAACCGGAGCAGTTGGCGGAGTCATTGGTGGCGTTGCTCGACGCTCGGAGGAACTGCGCGCTGTGGAGCAACAGGAAATGG ACAAATCTTTCGAAGACTCGATTCAAGcacttaacaatttaattggcGAATTAGACTCTTTTCAACGTGAGATCGATGAGGGCAAgggcaagcagcagcagcaacaacagcacagcagcaacatcaacagcaacaacatcagtggcaacaatagcaacagcggcagcaacaacaataacagcagcaacagcggtgccagcagcaacaccagcaacgacaacaacaactgcaacactGATCTCCTGCTacccagcagcaacatcgactGCTGTGCCATCAGCAACCAGACGAACTCCAGTGGCTGTGGCACCGATATCTCCGACACCACGTCGGAGGAACTGGCCGGCGAGGAAGGCAGTCTGGCAGCAGCCAGGCGACATCAGCAACTGGGTGCCAGCGACTCGGAGCTGAGTCGTTGCTATGTGAGCGAGACGAGTTCGCTGACCGGCGGCATATTGGCTGGTGGCTATGAGAATCCCACGTTCGCGCACTTTGCCGCCAATCGTGATGATCCCTACAATGGCAGCGGCAATGGCAGCGACAGTCGATCGCTGTACGCCTCGGCGGCCGATAGCATTTCGTTGGCTGCATCCGACAGCGTGTGCATGAGCCAGCAGCCGCGACATGCGTATGTGGACAATTGCAGTGATGGCGGCAGTGCTGTCGTTGTGATCTATGACCATACTATACCCAATACGCCGGACATTGAGTTTGTCAAGCAGAACTCGGAGATTGTGCTGTTGCGCACCAAAGATCCgcagcaattgcagttgcacgAAATGCGCGagctgcaacagttgcccGACAATTTGGCTGGCTCACCCGAGTCGCCTGATGCCGCTTCTGGCGGGGGAGTTGGAGGCGGTGGCCGTTTACAGCCGGCCACAGCAACTGTGGCGCCGGCCAAGCAACGCCTCTCATCGTTTCGGGCATCCAGCgagcaacagctgcagttgctgggACGCGCTAGTCCACAACACAGAGGTACGGATAAGCTTAGAGTTAGTGaagagcaacggcaacagccacagcaaccgcagccacaacaacagcagcagcaacagcaacagttgctgagTGATAGCAGCAGTAATGTTGCTGGTGCCGTGCGGCGCAAGCTGCCGCCAAAGCCCATCAGCCTGAGCATATTTAATGGGCCAGCGCTAGATgtggccagcagcaacagcagtaagCCAGTGATACCTAGAAAGTTTGACTTTAAGGCCGATTTAGATGCCAAGATACGCCAGCAGAAACAGaaagtgcagcagcaattgcagcagcagcagcagcagcaacaacaacagcagctcaaCAGTCCGCAACaagatcagcagcagcaacaatcaccACAACAACACTCACCACAGTCGCCCCAAAACgccaacacagcaacaacaacaacagcaacatcaacagcaaactGTAATGTCACTAATAAACCTGCCGTTATTGCAAGCGCAATTGCATCCGCATCCATAAACCAAAATCATAGAATGCCAAATCaaacatcattatcatcatcagcaacatcaaatCATGCGCCATACAAAAcgcccacaacaacagcaacattctCATCACCAACATCAAATGCATCtgcatcaccatcatcattatcagcaAGTTCTCCTGGGGCCAAATTGTCATTgccatcattatcatcatcatcatctgcatTATCAGCAACTGCGCTGCCTCCGCCCCATGTGCCCGCTAAGCCAACGTCCACGCccacgccaacaacaacaacaactacaccaCAACTTCCACCACCCACAACCAATTCATATGCGTGCTCCAATctcaatgccaatgccaatgccaatccCCAAGCCAAACCGTGCATAACGCCAAGGCCGGCATCGCTGTCGG GAGGAGcaggaggcggaggaggaggagcagcaaTGGGCAGCTCAACACGCATCGCACGTCGTTCATCCATTAATCAGGCCAAACCGCCGCCACCGGTGAGACGCAGTTCATCGGTGACTCCAAGCCCCAACAATGTCGGG cagccgcagcatcagcagcacagcagcagcaaccacaactcTCACGCATATCAGCAACAGTCGCTATCGCTGAGCAACTCTAGCGAGCatttgccgccgccgccggcTTTTATGCtggaggcaacaacagcatatTCCACATCGCCCACGCCGCCAGCAGCGATGCCCAGCTCAGCGCTCAAGGTGTCGGAGACAGTGCGTGCTCTGGCCGCCATGCGGCATCAGCCTGCCTCGCCTGTTGCTCTGCGTCGCatgcatcagcagcagcagcaacaacaacaattgcaacaacagcagcaacagtcttTATTGCAG CCCATGCACAAGCCCTCCCCCAACGACGATGCTGAATATGAAGCTTATTATAATTCCTATATGGAGCTGCATGCATATGCTCAAGCCCTGCCacctcaacagcagcagcagcaacatcagcaacaacagcaacaacaacaacgcttTGCTCAGCAACATCATACGTCACATCAAAcacatcatcataatcatcatgaGCAGCTGCCGCCAACACCGCCTCCATACCATGGGCCACCACAGGTAGATGCCGCC TCGTTCCGCACTTCATCGCCTAGTGGCAGCATCTATGCGCAACCCAAACTGGTGAACAACATGTCCAGCTTTCGCACCAGCAGCCCCAGCCCCAATGGCCATGCCCATCCACTGCCACCGACACAGCCCAAGGCGAATCCGAATCTAATTGCACAGCTCAATGCACGGCtcaacagcaagcagcaacagcaacagcaccaacaacaacaacagcaacatgttgccgaGGGCATTTATGGCAACGCTGGTGGAGTAGGAGTAGGAGGAGGTGAATCCATTTACATGCGTGGCGGCAATGGTTTGTCCatgtcacagcagcagcaacagcagcaacactacGACG CTgcgcaagcaacagcaaacatgcgacaacaccaacagcagcaccagctgcaacagcaacaacagcaacattatACATGTCCACCACCGCTTGAAGAtccgccaccgccgcccaTTTATTCAGCAACCATGCCCAAGAAAATGGCACGCCCCAGTGTTggtcacagcaacagcaacaacatgggCAACCATTTGGTCAACGCATATGCTGCTGCCTCCAACAGTGCCACGTTGCCCAAAAACatattgcagcagcaacgcttgcagcaacaacaacagcagcagcaccagcagcaattgcaacagcagcaactacaacagcagcaatatcaACAGCCAACAGGCATCAACGTTGGCAATGGGCATGCTAATCAGCGACCTCCGATGCcgctgccacagcagcagcaacatgcccagcagcagcagcagcaacaacagcgacagccacCCATACCATCGCGTCATTCCAGTGTGCAGCAAAAGATATTCGTATCAACGAATCCATTCATTCAAACCACAGCCGTCAAGTTTCATTCGCCATCGTCGGTGCACTCGACGCCAGCTGCCTCGCCCACCTGTGGCTCGCCCGCATCATCGGCAACCATGGCCAGCATTTATGGCACCACGGCTCGTGGCGGTGCTGCacaccatcagcagcaacagcagcagcaataccatcatcagcaacagcaacatcaacagcagcagcagcagcagcaacaacattattaTCGCGATGTTGCtggcggcaacagcaatggcgGCGTTTATTATGCCAGCCACAATAACGTCCATGCCCACGGACACTCGAACGCCCACGCACACGCCAATGCCAACGCAAATGTGAacgcgaatgcgaatgcgcaTACGCCCCATATGCCCCATGTCCAGGCACATCATTCAA ACTATGCCACAAGCACCAATATCGAAAAGACTGGCAGCATACGTGCCAAGACCAAGGCTGAATTTCTCGAGAATCTCAATGCGAAGTTGGCCAAGCAGGGCATGTCTGGACGTGCATTTGCAGTGCGAAATCTGATCAATAGCAAGGCCCTG CCGGATCCACGTATATGTCATGAGTCGTTGATGGATCAGATAAAACGAGGCGCGACCCTGAAGAGGAATCAGAAGATCAACGATCGCAGTGCGCCcaaaatacattaa